One Saccharomycodes ludwigii strain NBRC 1722 chromosome VI, whole genome shotgun sequence DNA segment encodes these proteins:
- the LSC2 gene encoding succinate--CoA ligase (GDP-forming) subunit beta (similar to Saccharomyces cerevisiae YGR244C | LSC2 | Ligase of Succinyl-CoA), protein MLRLTTKSTTKNLLTSSKVITRNLSIHEYRSAQLLNEYKVGTPKGYPAHNAREASEAVSRLFKEHPQTAKDGVVVKAQALTGGRGKGHFDTGLKSGVHFVSTAKEAESLASQMINHKLITKQTGEKGKKVSAVFVVEKVKALHEAYLSILMDRTSKKPLIICCSEGGMNIEEVAKQKPDAIKKFYLDPIKGLTDDVALNIAKSLGFDSKVYKEAAENVQKLYKIFTERDATQIEINPFSQVEEVDGHQVMCMDAKFGFDDNAAYRQQEIYSWRDISQEDPDEVIAKENDLNFVKLKGNIGLLVNGAGLAMATMDVIHLYGGSPANFLDCGGGATPKTIETAFRLILTNPDVKAIFVNIFGGIVRCDYVAAGLVAASKSLDVKIPIVARLQGTKLAEGQKIIKESGLKIYSYSDLDPAAKKVVEFVK, encoded by the coding sequence atGTTGAGACTTACTACTAAATCTACAACAAAGAATTTATTAACCTCCAGTAAGGTTATCACAAGAAACTTATCCATCCATGAGTACCGTTCAGCCCAATTGTTAAATGAGTACAAAGTCGGTACCCCAAAAGGTTACCCAGCTCACAATGCAAGAGAAGCCTCCGAAGCTGTCAGTAGATTGTTCAAGGAACATCCTCAAACTGCTAAGGATGGTGTAGTTGTCAAGGCTCAAGCTTTGACTGGTGGTAGAGGTAAAGGTCACTTTGACACTGGTTTGAAGAGTGGTGTCCACTTCGTATCTACTGCTAAAGAAGCTGAATCTTTAGCTTCTCAAATGATTAACCATAAATTAATCACCAAACAAACTGGGgaaaaaggtaaaaaagTCAGTgctgtttttgttgttgaaaaagTTAAGGCTTTACATGAAGCTTATTTGAGTATTTTAATGGATAGAACTTCCAAGAAACcattaattatttgttgtaGTGAAGGTGGTATGAACATTGAAGAAGTTGCCAAACAAAAACCAGACGCCATCAAGAAGTTCTACTTAGACCCTATTAAGGGGTTGACTGATGATGTTGCTTTAAACATTGCCAAGTCCTTAGGCTTTGATTCCAAAGTTTACAAGGAAGCTGCTGAAAATGTCCAAAAGTTATACAAGATCTTTACTGAAAGAGATGCTACACAAATCGAAATCAACCCATTCTCCCAAGTCGAGGAAGTTGATGGCCACCAAGTCATGTGTATGGATGCCAAGTTTGGATTTGATGATAACGCAGCCTACAGACAACAAGAAATTTACTCCTGGAGAGATATTTCTCAAGAAGATCCAGATGAAGTCATTGCTAAGGAGAATGACTTAAATTTCGTTAAGTTAAAGGGTAATATTGGTTTATTAGTCAATGGTGCTGGTTTGGCTATGGCAACAATGGATGTTATCCACTTGTATGGTGGTAGCCCAGCCAATTTCTTAGATTGTGGTGGTGGTGCTACTCcaaaaacaattgaaaCCGCTTTTAGATTGATTTTGACTAACCCTGACGTCAAGGCCATTTTCGTCAATATCTTTGGTGGTATTGTTAGATGTGATTATGTTGCTGCTGGGTTGGTTGCTGCCTCCAAGAGCTTGGATGTTAAAATCCCTATTGTTGCTAGATTGCAAGGTACTAAGTTGGCTGAAGgtcaaaaaattattaaagaaagTGGTTTGAAGATCTACTCCTATAGTGATTTGGATCCAGCTGCCAAGAAGGTTGTTGAATTTGTCAAATga
- the MPC3 gene encoding mitochondrial pyruvate carrier (similar to Saccharomyces cerevisiae YGR243W | MPC3 | Mitochondrial Pyruvate Carrier (paralog of YHR162W | MPC2)), which yields MATRFASSGTSSFFRNFWNSETGPKTVHFWAPAMKWGLVFAGINDIINRPVEKISGLQNLSLMATGLIWTRWSFVIKPRNMLLASVNFFLGSVASFQIYRIMKYRRDECGDNYKQIASYLLHGETINVERGDSDNIDDNNIPILNSKSNNSSIIHNTTPQTSSIN from the coding sequence ATGGCTACACGATTTGCTTCCTCTGGTAcatcatcattttttaGGAATTTCTGGAACAGTGAAACTGGTCCCAAAACTGTACATTTTTGGGCACCAGCTATGAAGTGGGGATTAGTTTTTGCAGGTATCAACGATATTATAAATAGGCCTGTTGAAAAGATTAGTGGCTTACAaaatttatctttaatGGCAACAGGGTTAATCTGGACGAGATGGTCCTTTGTCATTAAACCTCGGAACATGTTATTAGCTAGTGTAAACTTTTTTCTAGGAAGTGTTGCTAGTTTCCAAATATATAGAATTATGAAATATAGAAGGGATGAATGCGGTGataattataaacaaatcGCAAGCTATTTGTTACATGGTGAGACCATCAATGTGGAAAGAGGTGATTCCGACAatattgatgataataatattccaaTTCTTAACAGCAAGAGTAATAACAGTAGTATTATACATAATACTACACCCCAAACTTCTagtataaattaa
- the THI73 gene encoding Thi73p (similar to Saccharomyces cerevisiae YLR004C | THI73 | THI regulon) has translation MLTKNPDNNSNMTDSIKLDNTENVKLEQNISSTSYDSSSIDDNVDSKKQDIAYQFLQKYQHLENVETEDDLKDSSKDSNFYGSKQLPRKLLFKVDCIILPFLCITYLLMFLDKALLNYSTAMGILKNLKGNEFSNLSTIFSASYIFSEPIVTFFIQKFPLSKVLGTYITLWGIVLACHCACKTYASLMIVRTLLGFFEASSAVGCIAVSGMYYTKSEQVARIGFYCAQAGSGYIVGGLISFGFQHYHGELFSSWQIMFLVVGLVTVAFGILTLLILPDNATKAWFLKDEEKILVVEHIRSNQTGLETKFFKKNQIKELFLKDKLTWPMLLLTGCSQISTGAIGTFSTTITKTFGFDNYQSALLQLPIGAITILIIIITTQMISKWNHFTLVTTSMYIPAIIGCIVMLSLPLSHRIANLFSLYLLYSGSCVITNIYFWNSCNTSGYSKRIFRNAITMIIYNVSCIVAPQMFRTSSAPRYIPAKIALLVTQCVCVPLNLWIGYLSKKENEKRDQEQEMDTKKGDYKFVDLTDIENRNFRYIY, from the coding sequence ATGTTAACAAAGAACCCAGACAACAATAGCAATATGACTGACTCTATTAAGTTAGATAACACTGAAAACGTTAAATTAGAACAAAATATTTCCTCCACTTCATATGATTCCAGTAGTATCGATGATAATGTTGATAGTAAAAAACAAGATATTGCTTATCAATTCttacaaaaatatcaacacTTAGAAAATGTCGAAACAGAAGACGATTTGAAAGATTCATCCAAGGATTCAAACTTTTATGGATCTAAACAATTACCTAgaaaattattgtttaaagttgattgtattattttaccCTTTTTATGCATTACCTAtcttttaatgtttttagATAAAGctttattgaattattCAACTGCAATGggtatattaaaaaatctaaagGGTAAcgaattttcaaatttaagTACCATTTTCTCCGCTTCTTATATTTTCTCAGAACCCATCGTgacattttttattcaaaaattcCCATTATCCAAAGTATTGGGAACTTATATCACACTATGGGGGATCGTGTTGGCATGTCACTGTGCTTGTAAAACATATGCATCACTAATGATTGTTAGAACATTATTGGGATTTTTTGAGGCAAGTAGTGCAGTTGGATGCATCGCTGTAAGTGGTATGTATTATACAAAATCAGAACAAGTCGCAAGGATAGGGTTTTATTGTGCTCAAGCTGGTTCCGGTTATATAGTTGGTGGGTTAATATCATTTGGTTTTCAACATTACCACGGTGAATTATTTAGTTCATGGCAAATTATGTTTTTGGTTGTTGGATTAGTAACTGTTGCCTTTGGTATTTTAAcccttttaattttaccGGATAATGCAACAAAAGCAtggtttttaaaagatgaagaaaaaattttagtCGTTGAACACATTAGAAGCAACCAAACAGGGTTGGAAactaaatttttcaaaaaaaaccaaattaAAGAGCTATTCTTAAAGGATAAATTGACATGGccaatgttattattgactGGATGCTCTCAAATATCAACGGGTGCAATTGGTACATTTTCCACTACCATTACTAAAACTTTTGGGTTTGATAATTACCAGTCTGCTTTGTTACAATTGCCTATTGGTGCtataacaattttaatcattatcattacaACTCAAATGATTTCCAAGTGGAATCATTTCACATTGGTAACTACAAGTATGTATATTCCAGCTATTATTGGTTGTATTGTCATGCTATCCTTACCATTGTCTCACAGAATAGCTAatctattttctttatatcttttataCAGTGGATCATGTGTGATCactaatatttatttttggaataGCTGTAATACCTCTGGGTATTctaaaagaatttttcGTAACGCTATTACAATGATCATCTATAATGTCTCCTGCATTGTTGCACCTCAAATGTTTAGAACTAGTTCTGCTCCAAGATATATTCCAGCTAAGATTGCTCTATTAGTAACACAATGTGTCTGCGTTCCATTAAATCTATGGATTGGTTATTTAAGTAAAAAAGAGAACGAAAAGAGAGACCAAGAGCAAGAAATGGATACGAAAAAAGGTGATTATAAGTTTGTTGATTTAACAGATATAGAAAACAGAAATTTTAGATACATTTATTGA
- a CDS encoding conserved putative glycosidase, which translates to MKIKKASQVILVPPNMKSIIIYLFLLSSTFMKLLNAQEQVAFENYENYENYILGIQEAENNQENNYSQVLNEHIREKEKTDIEQDDEIISTQRTNSLKRYPPKRKYIQSLDVNKKYPYLNYIDVFYGVENGGHMFPGVTLPFGMCKIGVDIQSQNGDSYSGYASKGQVLGVSMLHESGTGGSPTYGVVSQLGLTVKNLPFAINDHVPRSDFVDVSRRLGDLSHLGYYKLHLDNNVDMEFSAGYKSGIIQYTFPTESDNYIFVNVTHHLHSFGRPWWTQNFRGGYLKVNDDLKSYQGSVTISGGWSSSKAWKIYFYGEFSIPATNFIQVNGKRKYSKLRFNWTTSKNRNMGVFFQFDQAQITSHIGISFYNVDEAKKNIASDFGGSTSTKFDLDYAVRKVWQEWDNQVFSKFQDIDYTVENENVLEKFFTSIYGSQFMPTNKSGKESPFYPKSNEPYYDDWFTLWDTFRCLHPMINILDQKRASDLIRSLVNIWKFEGYMPDGRSAHRSGRTQGGSNSDIVLADAFIKDIPNVNWTEAFEAMKTNADVPPPYIKDPIAPDSTNQFGRGALNDWLKYGYITRNYSRSVTRTMEYAYNDFALYVVANGLGYDELASKYLDRSANWQKIWNFDAAAEGKNYSGFIQPRDANGEFNYKKYDPLSCNGCYWRDDEYEGKPVEYGWAVPHDIQTLLEFIGSKETFIERLDDMFALYGTAIADIGNEPSFLTPYLYNFVNFNDRTSETIDYIVNNKFKLGINGLPGNSDAGAMQSWLWFALIGIYPVAGTNVYLLGTPQLRHWVLQTDDGVNTTFHTDCLYDEDDGERNIYIKSVKLNGEALTKNWVTHQELFCSDCSLYFEMSNEPTNWDADGETPPSRGNIDENLFFSQGS; encoded by the coding sequence atgaaaataaaaaaagctaGTCAAGTTATTTTGGTCCCTCCTAATATGAAGtcaattattatatatctatttCTATTATCTTCCACTTTTATGAAATTATTGAATGCACAAGAACAAGTGgcatttgaaaattatgaaaattatgaaaattATATCTTGGGTATACAAGAAGCCGAAAACAATCAAGAAAACAACTACAGTCAAGTACTAAATGAGCATataagagaaaaagaaaaaactgACATTGAGCAAGATGATGAAATCATTTCAACACAACGCACCAACTCTTTAAAGAGATATCcaccaaaaagaaaatatattcaatCATTGgatgttaataaaaaatatcccTACTTAAACTACATTGATGTGTTTTATGGTGTAGAAAATGGTGGCCACATGTTTCCAGGTGTCACATTACCATTTGGCATGTGCAAGATCGGTGTAGACATTCAAAGTCAAAATGGTGATTCATATTCTGGGTACGCAAGTAAGGGCCAAGTCTTGGGCGTTTCAATGCTACATGAATCGGGTACAGGCGGCAGTCCTACTTATGGTGTGGTTTCTCAATTAGGTTTAACTGTAAAGAACTTGCCCTTTGCAATAAATGATCACGTGCCAAGGTCTGATTTTGTTGATGTTTCTAGAAGATTAGGTGATTTAAGTCATTTGGGTTACTACAAGTTGCATCTAGATAACAATGTCGATATGGAATTTAGTGCAGGTTATAAGTCTGGGATTATCCAATACACTTTCCCTACCGAATCAGacaattatatttttgtaaacGTAACACATCACTTACATTCTTTTGGCAGACCATGGTGGACTCAAAATTTTAGAGGCGGatatttaaaagtaaacGATGATCTCAAAAGTTATCAAGGTTCGGTAACTATTAGTGGAGGTTGGAGTAGTTCTAAAGCttggaaaatatatttttatggtGAATTTAGTATTCCTGCGACAAATTTTATTCAGGTtaatggaaaaagaaaatattccAAACTTAGATTTAATTGGACCACGtctaaaaatagaaatatgggtgtttttttccaatttgaCCAAGCACAAATTACCTCACATATCGGTATTAGTTTTTATAATGTTGAtgaagcaaaaaaaaatattgccTCTGACTTTGGGGGGAGCACTAGCACAAAATTTGATTTAGATTACGCTGTGCGTAAAGTTTGGCAGGAATGGGACAATCaagttttttcaaagttcCAAGATATCGATTATACTgtggaaaatgaaaacgttttggaaaaatttttcacttCCATATATGGTTCACAATTTATGCCAACTAACAAGTCCGGGAAAGAATCGCCCTTTTACCCCAAAAGTAATGAACCGTATTATGATGATTGGTTTACCTTATGGGACACATTTCGTTGTTTACATCCAATGATTAATATATTGGACCAAAAGAGGGCAAGTGATTTAATTAGGTCACTAGTTAATATTTGGAAGTTTGAGGGCTATATGCCGGATGGAAGAAGTGCACATAGATCAGGCAGAACACAAGGAGGTTCAAATTCAGATATAGTCTTGGCAGATGCTTTTATCAAAGATATTCCAAATGTTAACTGGACGGAAGCATTTGAAGCCATGAAAACAAACGCAGATGTTCCACCACCATATATCAAAGATCCAATAGCACCAGATTCCACAAACCAATTTGGCAGAGGTGCATTAAACGATTGGTTAAAATACGGGTATATAACCAGAAATTATAGCAGATCAGTTACTAGAACCATGGAATATGCCTATAATGACTTTGCCTTATACGTGGTAGCCAATGGTTTGGGATATGACGAATTGGCAAGTAAATATTTGGATAGGTCGGCTAATTGGCAAAAAATATGGAATTTTGATGCAGCAGCAGAGGGGAAAAACTATAGTGGTTTTATACAGCCCAGGGACGCTAATGGtgaatttaattataaGAAATATGATCCCTTGTCTTGTAATGGTTGTTATTGGAGAGATGATGAATATGAGGGTAAGCCGGTTGAGTATGGGTGGGCTGTACCTCATGATATTCAAACTTTGCTTGAATTCATTGGTTCAAAGGAAACATTTATTGAAAGATTGGATGATATGTTTGCTTTGTATGGGACTGCAATAGCAGATATTGGGAATGAACCAAGTTTCCTAACACCTTACCTATATAActttgttaattttaatgataGAACTTCAGAAACTATCGATTATATAgtaaacaataaatttaaattggGTATCAATGGATTGCCCGGGAATTCGGACGCCGGTGCAATGCAAAGTTGGTTATGGTTTGCTTTAATTGGTATATATCCTGTGGCTGGTACTAATGTTTATCTATTGGGTACACCCCAACTAAGGCATTGGGTGTTACAAACAGACGACGGTGTTAATACTACTTTTCATACAGACTGTTTGTATGACGAGGATGATGGAGAGAGAAATATTTACATTAAAAGTGTTAAATTGAATGGAGAAGCGTTAACAAAAAACTGGGTAACACACCaagaattattttgtaGTGATTgtagtttatattttgaaatgaGCAATGAACCAACAAATTGGGATGCAGATGGAGAAACACCTCCAAGTAGAGGaaatattgatgaaaacctttttttttcccaagGTTCCTAG
- the CMS1 gene encoding Cms1p (similar to Saccharomyces cerevisiae YLR003C | CMS1 | Complementation of Mcm-10 Suppressor): MNSHHNTYTGDDLNDGLEYDFDGDIVSEQEEQTATDSHLDNKRPNEGSDDEDEEEKSQLSKRKKKKQSSKLHEKKLEKLKFDINQRRSLFNKTPQEIVDYLATLIRGKNPNLSAIELDELYFKKSDFLNISWDKQADNIELHDLTLLPDFVVQYLKAPKVIVFALSNVRVADIYRTLNNPNKFGGKAIKLFSKNKLKQDLDMLTKISSGLNNTTIDSAKKNNTTNKKNNNKLLQKNKEQKNIIGNNIRFLIATPNRMQKIIENTNCLFEGKDKLDILIDSSYLDSKTNSIFTSDDGMVLCKVLKEFLNKKSSVRIVLF, translated from the coding sequence ATGAATTCTCACCATAATACATATACAGGCGATGATTTAAATGATGGTTTAGAATATGATTTTGATGGAGACATTGTATCTGAACAGGAAGAGCAAACTGCCACTGATTCACATCTTGACAACAAGAGACCTAATGAAGGTAGCGATGAcgaagatgaagaagaaaaaagtcaattgagcaaaagaaaaaagaaaaaacaatctTCTAAACTGCATGAGAAAAAACtagaaaaattgaaatttgatattaatCAGAGGCGTTCTTTATTTAACAAAACGCCTCAAGAAATTGTTGATTATTTAGCCACTTTGATCAGAGGAAAAAACCCAAACTTAAGTGCCATTGAACTGGACGAgctatattttaaaaaatcagaTTTCCTTAATATTTCGTGGGATAAACAAGCAGATAATATTGAGCTGCACGACTTGACTTTATTGCCAGATTTTGTTGTACAATATTTGAAGGCACCCAAAGTGATAGTATTTGCATTATCCAATGTACGTGTTGCTGATATTTACAGAACTTTGAACAATCCAAATAAATTTGGAGGGAAAGCaatcaaattattttctaagAACAAGCTGAAACAAGATTTAGATATGCTAACTAAAATTTCATCCGGCTTGAATAATACAACAATTGACAGTGCCAAAAAGAATAACACaactaacaaaaaaaataataacaaactTTTGCAAAAGAACAAAGAACAAAAGAACattattggtaataatattagatTTTTGATTGCTACACCAAATAGAAtgcaaaaaattatagaaaaTACCAACTGTCTATTTGAGGGCAAAGATAAATTGGACATACTTATTGATTCCAGCTATTTGGACTCTAAGacaaattcaatttttacATCGGATGATGGCATGGTGTTGTGTAAAGTATTAAAAGAGTttctaaacaaaaaaagttcGGTAagaattgttttattttaa
- the APL1 gene encoding Apl1p (similar to Saccharomyces cerevisiae YJR005W | APL1 | clathrin Adaptor Protein complex Large chain) yields the protein MSSQAIFVKHKASELKQEYDPVIQESLNIYNSGGTIGNNSNKKKKIEIFLKKVVANFTFNNHLEMSKLYFEVFQCLKIFHTTSSNNKDSLITNLCYQYIQQITTPQLISQDLIQQVLKFIINDLYYNNNQYFSTLALETLCYIKKIPEYTFEALKYIDHNIESESNSSIDLIKKKTCIEAIPNLLIDKFSNKEQQQKKKIIDKYIKLLWDLFTNSDSSSIRASCLKSLQYLYVNFEPLNSNLQLSFDESKKIIKTLGNLNEWDKSCIINLLTLSVVPKTHEESYAIIDMILPQLQASNTSTVLQTIKFILYLSNYVEALSYSITNRISNSIIALLHKPNELKFLVLRNVILLLLSREHNNSSSTENKPRENFLNIDISYFFVEFDDPIYIKDTKLELLYLMADEKNISIILDELKEYAIDIDTQMSRKAIRAIGNLAVKLDSGNGKKEAIAVLLDLLDFCSVEYIVQEIISVFKNIFRKYPNEGTKSIISKLVTNYIDVMEESESKSGMIWILTEYSNHLPQYLTLFDEYFVKIFLQQTFEVQCSILTSAVKFFVRDSNKQSEEVCVKVLKMATEQNGNPDIRDKSFMYWRLLSGLSTNQIPVEIVKEIIDGKLPLITLNNKLDPLILEELELNIGSAASIYLKPVQQVFRQNKTRYLPQSPALLPNKTDLVIIHDEKRPSLLAALGTGGINSSSRTGSLRSMDSGIPSIRDRSGSRVGSDFSFETEFDDDPLNNFSRNNSFSGTGGGSTSPKKNISDYDKPVENVNQIKRKNSLVKKPSMLARKLTLKKKF from the coding sequence AGAAATGTCCAAGCTGTATTTTGAAGTTTTCCAGTGTCTAAAAATTTTCCACACTACCAGCAGTAACAATAAGGACTCTTTGATTACCAACTTATGCTACCAATACATTCAACAGATTACTACACCTCAATTGATCTCCCAAGATCTAATCCAACAAGTTTTgaagtttattattaacgaTTTGtattacaataataaccaatatttttcaactttGGCACTTGAAACCTTGTGctatataaaaaagattccTGAGTATACTTTTGAGGCATTAAAATACATAGACCATAATATAGAAAGTGAGAGTAATAGTAGCattgatttaattaaaaaaaaaacttgtaTAGAAGCTATCCCAAATTTACTTATAGATAAATTCTCAAACaaagaacaacaacaaaaaaaaaagattattgaTAAGTATATCAAGCTATTGTGGGACTTATTTACAAATTCAGATTCCTCTTCTATAAGGGCAAGTTGTTTAAAATCATTACAGTATTTGTATGTCAATTTTGAACCTTTGAATTCAAATTTACAATTAAGTTTTGAtgaatccaaaaaaatcatcaaaACGTTGGGTAATCTAAATGAGTGGGACAAATcctgtattattaatttgttaACTTTATCTGTTGTTCCAAAAACACACGAGGAAAGTTATGCAATAATTGACATGATTTTACCTCAATTACAGGCATCAAACACTTCGACTGTTTTACAAACTATCAAATtcatattatatttaagtAACTATGTTGAGGCCTTAAGCTATTCGATAACCAATAGGATATCCAATTCCATCATTGCGTTATTGCACAAACCTAATGAATTGAAGTTTTTAGTACTAAGAAATGttatattactattgttaaGCAGAGAGCACAACAACAGTTCTAGTACTGAGAATAAGCCAAGGgaaaattttctaaatattgatatctcatatttttttgtagaaTTTGACGACCCAATATACATTAAAGACACCAAATTAGAACTGCTATACTTAATGGCTgatgaaaaaaacatttccATAATTTTAGATGAGCTGAAAGAGTATGCCATTGATATTGATACACAAATGTCAAGAAAGGCTATTAGAGCCATAGGTAACTTAGCTGTCAAGTTGGATAGCGGTAATGGTAAGAAGGAGGCCATTGCTGTTTTGCTTGATTTACTAGATTTTTGTTCAGTTGAGTACATCGTACAAGAAATTATTAGCgttttcaaaaacattttcaGAAAATATCCGAATGAAGGTACTAAATCTATAATTAGTAAACTAGTCACTAATTATATTGATGTTATGGAAGAGAGCGAATCAAAAAGCGGTATGATTTGGATCTTAACTGAGTATTCGAACCACCTGCCCCAATACCTAACTTTATTTGATgaatattttgtaaaaatttttttacaacaAACTTTTGAAGTTCAATGCTCCATCTTAACATCGGCTGtgaaattttttgtaaGAGATTCAAATAAGCAATCAGAAGAGGTTTGTGttaaagttttgaaaatggCTACTGAACAAAATGGCAATCCAGATATAAGAGACAAAAGTTTCATGTACTGGAGGCTATTATCTGGTTTGTCCACCAATCAAATTCCCGTTGAAATAGTAAAGGAAATTATCGATGGCAAATTGCCCTTGATAACATTGAATAATAAGTTGGATCCGCTGATTTTAGAAGAGCTAGAGCTAAATATAGGTTCTGCTGCTTCGATATATTTGAAACCTGTACAACAAGTCTTCAggcaaaataaaactagaTATTTGCCCCAATCCCCAGCACTGCTACCTAATAAAACTGATTTGGTTATTATACATGATGAAAAAAGACCATCTCTTTTGGCTGCACTTGGTACAGGTGGCATCAACAGTAGCAGCAGAACTGGCAGTTTACGTAGCATGGATAGCGGTATTCCTAGCATAAGAGATCGTAGTGGAAGCCGTGTTGGTAGTGATTTTTCGTTTGAAACCGAATTTGATGACGATCCACTCAACAACTTTTCCAGAAACAATTCCTTTTCTGGGACCGGTGGTGGTAGCACTTcaccaaagaaaaatataagtgATTATGATAAACCTGTGGAAAACGTAAATCAAATCAAAAGAAAGAATTCACTAGTGAAGAAACCTTCAATGTTGGCTAGGAAATTAAcgttaaaaaagaaattttaa